The sequence CCACTTTCACTTCCGCTGTCAAGTTCTGTGGATTCTCAACATCCCGCGCCAGTGTGCCTGTGAACGTATACTCCCCTGCTGTATTTCCATCATACGTTGGGGTGCCATTGTCCCATGTTACTCCTAGACTTCGACTCGTTTGGTCACTTAACATGACTTGAACCGTTGACGGCAACGGTAACGATGGACGTTCCGTTCCATAGGATACCTCGATGTCTGCAAGTGAATCCACACTTTCCACCGATGGATTCTTTTTGTACTTAAACTCTACTGTTACTTCTTCATCTTTAGTAGATAAGGTTACTTCCTTACTAGCAGCATCCGCTAATGTATAGCCTGCTATTTCCCTCGAATGTACTGTGTAAGCGCCTAGCTCCTTCGTTAATGTTTCTGCCTCCAGTACAGTTTTAGTCTCCATATCTATATGGTTTATAATAATTATCGCTGTATCCGGGGTTACAAAATTCTGCCTGTATTTAAAGTCTACAATCATCTTTTGATTTTTTGTAGTCAGGGTCACCTGCTTACTTGACGCGTCTACCAAGGTATATCCCGGTATATTTTTGGAGTTTACAATGTATGTGCCTAATTCCTTTGTCATGCTTTCGCTGTCTAATACATGATTCGTATCAATGTCCAGATGGTTGACTTGAATTATCGCTGTGTCCGGAACGACAGGTGCCGGATTTACGACTACTTTTACCTGTACATTTACGTTCCGTGGATTTGCTATATCCTCTGCCAGCGTGCCGGGGAATATATATTCTCCTGCCGTATTGCCGTCATAGGCCGGGCTTCCATTATCCCAGGTCACATTAAGATTTCGGCTTGTTTGATTGCTTAAGGTAACCTTTGCTGTTGATGGCAATGGCAGCAAGGAATATGCCGTGCCATACTCAACAGTGATGTCTGTGAGTGCCTCTACACTTATTACCTCGATTGGCTTCGGATTCACAATCACCTTCAATTGCGCCTTCAAACCTTGTGGATTTGCTATATCCTCTGCCAGCGTGCCGGTGAATATATATTCCCCCGCATTATTGCCGTCATAGGCTGGGCTTCCATTATCCCAAGTCACATTAAGATTTCGGCTTGTTTGATCGCTAAGCGTTACTTGTACTGTTGATGGCAACGACAATGATGAGTAATCCGTACCGTAGGATACCTCGATGTTGGCAAGTGGATTCACACTTTCCACCGTTGGATTTTTCTTATAGGTAAACACAACTGTTACAGTTTCATCTTTAGTAGGCAGTATCACTTCCATACTGGCAACGCCTGCTAATGTATAGCCGATTATTTCTTTAGCATTTACTGTGTGAGTTCCCAGTTCCTTCTTTAATGTTTCCGTTTCTATAACGGTAGTTGTTTCCATATCTATATAATTGACTATAATTGTCCCTGTGTCAGGAATGATTTCTTCCCAATCTGCCGATATGGTTACATCCTCAGTTACATCTCTAAAATCATAAATAGAGCCTTGGCTTATTATCCAATTTTTAAAGATGGCCCTATTTTTAGATGGAATGTCTTCAGGTTTAACTAAAGGTTCTCCCAATTTAACTGTATGGGAAGGAAAATAACCGTCCCCACCATCAAGATTATAAGTGGCTGTTTTCCCAACTAATTGGATTGCCATCCCTTTATCCTTAGCCCATATATGTGCTAGGCTATTTTGCTCTGTTATTACGATGGCTGTACTTGAAATCGTAGCATATGCGTTTTCAATTTCACTGGTATGTCTAGATATCGAAATATATTCTAAAGGATTATCATTAAAAGCATTCATTTCAATGCTATAAACTCCATTGGGAATGATAATGTTCTTTAGTTGATTATTTGCAAATGCTTCTCTTCCAATGCCAGTAACGCTTTCAGGAATAGCAACACTTTGTAATTGATTATGCGCAAATGCTTGACCTTTAATATTCGTAACACTTTGAGGTATAACTACACTTCTTAATTGATTTTCAGCGAAGGTGACATTTTCAATGGTTGTTATACCATCTGGTATTATAACGGTTTCCAGATTGTTTTTTTGAAAAGCACCTGCACCAATAGTGGTAATTCCATCAGGTATATGAACATCTGCAAGTTTATTGTCATAAAATGCAAAGTGCCCAATATTCGTTACACTATTTGGTATAATAATGCTTTTCAGCAGATTCTCCCCGAATCCATTGTCTCCAATGCTAATAAGGTTATTTGGCAATATAACAGTTTGAAGATTATTGCCGTAAAATGCATAGTCTCCTATACTTTCAATAGTATTCGGCAGGACAACACTTTGTATTTGTTTATTCTTAAAAACTTCGTCCCCAATGTTTACAACGCTTACTCCCTTTATCATGTCAGGGATTACTACGTTTAGTTCAGTACCTGTATAGCCTGTTATCGTTCCCGTGCTTTCATCAAACTCAAATGGCTCTCCCTTGTACTTAAACTCTACTATTACCTCTTCGTCTTTTGCAGACAACGTTACTTCTTTACTAGCATCATCTGCCAGTATATAGCCTACAAATTCTTTCGAATATATTGTGTGAGTTCCCAGTTCCTTCATTAGTGTTTCTACTTCTAATTCTTCATTCGTATCTATATCTTTATGACTTACGTAAATTGTTGCTGAATCAGGCAATATTTCCACCCATTCTGCATAAACAGTGATATCTTCTGTTACAAATCTGAAATCATAGTTAGAATCAGAATTTAGGTTGATTCTCCAGTACCAGAAATTTGCATTATCTTTAGTGGGAGTGCCCTCAGGTTTCACTAAAGGATTTCCAAACCCGACTGTATGGGAAGGGAAAGTACCTTGACCACCATTTAATTCGTAGGTAATCGTTTTCCCAACCAATTGGATTGGTTGCCCCATTTCCATAGACCATGCATGGCCCGGACTATTTTCTTCAGCG is a genomic window of Bacillus sp. (in: firmicutes) containing:
- a CDS encoding leucine-rich repeat protein, whose protein sequence is MVRRSISILLTIILLFNLPPFAVFAEDTQGEGSFQFDPSTGTITEYMAKEVGEDVVIPETIQGVKVKKIGERAFQKKWINSVIIPNGVTDIGDFAFINNRLKAVDIPSSVTKIGAYAFTSNKLEDITIPDGITTIETEAFARNPLKRVMIPNTVTKIGWSAFVDCRLTEITIPNSVTYIDETAFYNNQLTSIDIPASVTRIDHASFGKNPIKNIIIHNNIPELYYTAFKENSVQYISIPGDVDNSNFLDSFINLFPSAIIISDENSPAHTLAVNTGRDVQLIGKTAIFDLKGGEGNFSTHTVRPGNPLVKPEAIPTKQNAVFKNWRINSDSVYDFRNVTENITVFAEWEDIIPDTATIQINYLDVDTNHVLDSETVTKELGIHTINAKEIDGYTLEDTPGKAVTLTKKDETVTVEFKYKRNQYEFDRSTGTIINYIGTDENVIIPETINGVSVVKIGNSAFKEKQLKSVIIPNSVTIIGNEAFSGNELKEVHIPNNVASIGDKAFEYNHLKNITISDSVASIGNYAFMANGLTEITLPASLTKLNMGVFVRNDIKNIIIPGNITSIENYVFFGNPLEFISIPRTTTYIHKSFDTIPSGTIIIAEENSPGHAWSMEMGQPIQLVGKTITYELNGGQGTFPSHTVGFGNPLVKPEGTPTKDNANFWYWRINLNSDSNYDFRFVTEDITVYAEWVEILPDSATIYVSHKDIDTNEELEVETLMKELGTHTIYSKEFVGYILADDASKEVTLSAKDEEVIVEFKYKGEPFEFDESTGTITGYTGTELNVVIPDMIKGVSVVNIGDEVFKNKQIQSVVLPNTIESIGDYAFYGNNLQTVILPNNLISIGDNGFGENLLKSIIIPNSVTNIGHFAFYDNKLADVHIPDGITTIGAGAFQKNNLETVIIPDGITTIENVTFAENQLRSVVIPQSVTNIKGQAFAHNQLQSVAIPESVTGIGREAFANNQLKNIIIPNGVYSIEMNAFNDNPLEYISISRHTSEIENAYATISSTAIVITEQNSLAHIWAKDKGMAIQLVGKTATYNLDGGDGYFPSHTVKLGEPLVKPEDIPSKNRAIFKNWIISQGSIYDFRDVTEDVTISADWEEIIPDTGTIIVNYIDMETTTVIETETLKKELGTHTVNAKEIIGYTLAGVASMEVILPTKDETVTVVFTYKKNPTVESVNPLANIEVSYGTDYSSLSLPSTVQVTLSDQTSRNLNVTWDNGSPAYDGNNAGEYIFTGTLAEDIANPQGLKAQLKVIVNPKPIEVISVEALTDITVEYGTAYSLLPLPSTAKVTLSNQTSRNLNVTWDNGSPAYDGNTAGEYIFPGTLAEDIANPRNVNVQVKVVVNPAPVVPDTAIIQVNHLDIDTNHVLDSESMTKELGTYIVNSKNIPGYTLVDASSKQVTLTTKNQKMIVDFKYRQNFVTPDTAIIIINHIDMETKTVLEAETLTKELGAYTVHSREIAGYTLADAASKEVTLSTKDEEVTVEFKYKKNPSVESVDSLADIEVSYGTERPSLPLPSTVQVMLSDQTSRSLGVTWDNGTPTYDGNTAGEYTFTGTLARDVENPQNLTAEVKVVVQPKPAEPPVVSSVEPLVNIEVSYGTERSSLPLLSTVQVMLSDQTSRSLGVTWDNGTPTYDGNTAGEYTFTGTLARDVENPQNLTAKVKVVVKPKPTDPSNPEEPEAPTWPNGSALTVSDIAQTSVKLSWPSAVDNVGVTGYRIYVDGMEYVTVADNVNEQVVTGLKADTSYTFAIKAFNEAGK